A stretch of the Capra hircus breed San Clemente chromosome 10, ASM170441v1, whole genome shotgun sequence genome encodes the following:
- the DUOXA2 gene encoding dual oxidase maturation factor 2 isoform X1 encodes MIFSLRDPAAKSRQRSALGSRCYKRGFRSHATSKRRANPQSPLSHLPNSVSANPERLRAVSCWLPKGERRRSDLTFPLGLVLAPRGQSKGKWDLDSKASDCSPRWNTPSSAGLQHDSVGWCAALLPSAPACRRPQCPSTHRHSRVLGLGRQLPAHLTRDSWPLAAHFSAEWSVGSVSTKTSYKAFSVERVRAHVGLHVGLEGVNITLTGTPVQQLNETIDYNEQFVWRVGQNYAGAYAEALEKGLPYPVLYLAEKFTPSSPCGVYRQYRLAGHYASATLWVAFCFWLLSNMLLSMPVPHYGGLALLITGAFALFSVFAFASISSVPLCQLRLGSSELTTHYGAAFWITLATGVLCLLLGAAVLSLHYARPSALRLFLEGSVKDLESPAKGSSPLVLSNPLHKQFRASDLTISTNL; translated from the exons ATGATCTTTTCCCTCCGGGACCCAGCTGCAAAGTCCCGACAGCGCTCAGCGCTCGGCTCACGCTGCTATAAAAGGGGTTTCAGGTCCCATGCGACTTCCAAACGCAGAGCGAACCCTCAGAGCCCGCTCTCCCACTTGCCTAACTCGGTATCGGCCAATCCAGAGCGCCTGAGAGCAGTTAGCTGCTGGCTTCCTAAAGGGGAGCGGAGACGCTCAGACTTGACTTTTCCATTGGGTCTAGTGCTCGCACCCAGGGGACAGAGTAAAGGGAAGTGGGACCTGGACTCGAAGGCCAGTGATTGCTCTCCCCGCTGGAACACACCCAGCTCAGCCGGGCTGCAGCATGACTCTGTGGGATGGTGTGCTGCCCTTCTACCCTCAGCCCCGGCATGCCGCCGGCCTCAGTGTCCCTCTACTCATCGTCATTCTCGTGTTCTTGGTCTTGGCCGCCAGCTTCCTGCTCATCTTACCCGGGATTCGTGGCCACTCG CGGCGCACTTCAGCGCAGAATGGTCAGTCGGCAGCGTTAGCACCAAAACATCCTACAAGGCCTTCAGCGTGGAACGCGTCCGAGCCCACGTCGGTCTGCATGTGGGCCTGGAGGGTGTTAATATCACACTCACAG GGACCCCAGTGCAGCAGCTGAACGAGACCATCGACTACAACGAGCAGTTCGTCTGGCGGGTGGGCCAAAACTATGCCGGGGCGTACGcggaggccctggagaaggggctgCCGTACCCGGTTCTCTATCTGGCGGAGAAGTTCACTCCAAGCAGCCCCTGCGGGGTTTACCGCCAATACCGCCTGGCGGGACACTACGCCTCGGCCACTCTATG GGTGGCCTTCTGCTTCTGGCTCCTCTCCAACATGCTGCTCTCCATGCCGGTTCCGCACTACGGAGGCCTGGCTCTCCTCATCACCGGCGCCTTCGCGCTCTTCTCGGTGTTCGCCTTCGCCTCTATCTCCAGCGTGCCTCTCTGCCAGCTCCGCCTCGGCTCCTCCGAGCTCACCACTCACTACGGCGCAGCCTTTTGGATCACGCTGGCCACTG GCGTCCTGTGCCTCCTGCTCGGAGCGGCGGTGTTGAGTCTGCACTACGCTCGGCCCAGCGCTCTTCGCCTCTTCTTGGAAGGAAGTGTCAAGGACCTCGAAAGTCCAGCGAAGGGGAGCTCGCCTCTCGTCCTCAGCAACCCACTGCATAAGCAGTTCAGGGCCTCGGACTTAACCATCAGTACTAACTTGTGA
- the DUOXA1 gene encoding dual oxidase maturation factor 1 isoform X4 encodes MAAFGHTFPFYAGPKPTFPTDTTLAVIVAIFLTSLATFIIILPGIRGKMRLFWMLRVVTSLFIGAVILAVNFSSEWSVGQVSTNTSYKAFSSQWISANVGLQIGLGGVNITLTGTPVQQLNETIDYNEEFTWHLGENYAEEYANALEKGLPDPVLYLAEKFTPHSPCGLHGQYRLAGHYTSAMLWVAFLCWLLANVMLSMPALVYGGHMLLATGLFQLLGLLFFSTATSLTPPCPLRLGAATLHTHRGPAYWITLTTGLLCVLLGLAMVVAHRMQPHRLKAFFSQSVGEDPVLELNPEEGGLLNPRYRSTTESPEPQDIPLSEASSEAPCEEPDCAL; translated from the exons ATGGCTGCTTTTGGACACACATTCCCCTTCTATGCTGGGCCCAAGCCGACCTTCCCAACGGACACCACATTGGCCGTCATCGTCGccatctttctgacttcactggcCACCTTCATCATCATCCTGCCAGGCATTCGGGGCAAGATg AGGCTGTTCTGGATGCTGCGGGTAGTGACCAGCTTATTCATTGGAGCTGTGATCCTCG CTGTGAATTTCAGTTCTGAGTGGTCTGTGGGCCAGGTGAGCACCAACACGTCCTACAAGGCCTTCAGTTCCCAGTGGATCAGCGCCAACGTTGGACTGCAGATTGGGCTGGGAGGCGTCAACATCACGCTCACAG GGACCCCAGTACAGCAGCTGAATGAGACCATTGATTACAACGAGGAGTTCACCTGGCACCTGGGGGAGAACTACGCGGAGGAGTACGCCAACGCACTGGAGAAGGGGCTGCCAGACCCCGTGCTCTACCTGGCCGAGAAGTTCACCCCACACAGCCCCTGTGGCCTGCATGGCCAGTACCGCCTAGCGGGACACTACACCTCGGCTATGCTGTG GGTGGCATTCCTCTGCTGGCTGCTGGCCAACGTGATGCTGTCCATGCCTGCGCTGGTCTACGGTGGCCACATGTTGCTGGCCACAGGTCTCTTCCAGCTGTTGGGACTGCTCTTCTTCTCCACGGCCACATCCCTCACCCCGCCCTGTCCCTTGCGCCTGGGTGCCGCCACGCTGCACACTCACCGTGGGCCTGCCTATTGGATCACGTTGACCACAG GACTGCTGTGTGTGCTGCTGGGTCTGGCCATGGTGGTGGCTCACAGGATGCAGCCCCACAGGCTGAAGGCTTTCTTCAGCCAGAGTGTGGGGGAGGACCCTGTGCTGGAGTTGAATCCCGAGGAAGGGGGACTTCTGAACCCTCGCTACCGGTCCACCACTGAGAGTCCCGAGCCGCAGGACATCCCTCTGTCAGAGGCTTCCTCCGAGGCCCCCTGCGAGGAGCCTGACTGTGCCCTGTAA
- the DUOXA2 gene encoding dual oxidase maturation factor 2 isoform X2, translating into MTLWDGVLPFYPQPRHAAGLSVPLLIVILVFLVLAASFLLILPGIRGHSRWFWLVRVLLSLFIGAEIVAAHFSAEWSVGSVSTKTSYKAFSVERVRAHVGLHVGLEGVNITLTGTPVQQLNETIDYNEQFVWRVGQNYAGAYAEALEKGLPYPVLYLAEKFTPSSPCGVYRQYRLAGHYASATLWVAFCFWLLSNMLLSMPVPHYGGLALLITGAFALFSVFAFASISSVPLCQLRLGSSELTTHYGAAFWITLATGVLCLLLGAAVLSLHYARPSALRLFLEGSVKDLESPAKGSSPLVLSNPLHKQFRASDLTISTNL; encoded by the exons ATGACTCTGTGGGATGGTGTGCTGCCCTTCTACCCTCAGCCCCGGCATGCCGCCGGCCTCAGTGTCCCTCTACTCATCGTCATTCTCGTGTTCTTGGTCTTGGCCGCCAGCTTCCTGCTCATCTTACCCGGGATTCGTGGCCACTCG CGATGGTTCTGGTTGGTGAGAGTTCTTCTCAGCCTGTTCATAGGAGCAGAAATTGTGG CGGCGCACTTCAGCGCAGAATGGTCAGTCGGCAGCGTTAGCACCAAAACATCCTACAAGGCCTTCAGCGTGGAACGCGTCCGAGCCCACGTCGGTCTGCATGTGGGCCTGGAGGGTGTTAATATCACACTCACAG GGACCCCAGTGCAGCAGCTGAACGAGACCATCGACTACAACGAGCAGTTCGTCTGGCGGGTGGGCCAAAACTATGCCGGGGCGTACGcggaggccctggagaaggggctgCCGTACCCGGTTCTCTATCTGGCGGAGAAGTTCACTCCAAGCAGCCCCTGCGGGGTTTACCGCCAATACCGCCTGGCGGGACACTACGCCTCGGCCACTCTATG GGTGGCCTTCTGCTTCTGGCTCCTCTCCAACATGCTGCTCTCCATGCCGGTTCCGCACTACGGAGGCCTGGCTCTCCTCATCACCGGCGCCTTCGCGCTCTTCTCGGTGTTCGCCTTCGCCTCTATCTCCAGCGTGCCTCTCTGCCAGCTCCGCCTCGGCTCCTCCGAGCTCACCACTCACTACGGCGCAGCCTTTTGGATCACGCTGGCCACTG GCGTCCTGTGCCTCCTGCTCGGAGCGGCGGTGTTGAGTCTGCACTACGCTCGGCCCAGCGCTCTTCGCCTCTTCTTGGAAGGAAGTGTCAAGGACCTCGAAAGTCCAGCGAAGGGGAGCTCGCCTCTCGTCCTCAGCAACCCACTGCATAAGCAGTTCAGGGCCTCGGACTTAACCATCAGTACTAACTTGTGA
- the DUOXA1 gene encoding dual oxidase maturation factor 1 isoform X1, producing the protein MQKSGACTRLYFLEDCSFISWPPLIHTKRNPTVSCGRASASPEQPQMAAFGHTFPFYAGPKPTFPTDTTLAVIVAIFLTSLATFIIILPGIRGKMRLFWMLRVVTSLFIGAVILAVNFSSEWSVGQVSTNTSYKAFSSQWISANVGLQIGLGGVNITLTGTPVQQLNETIDYNEEFTWHLGENYAEEYANALEKGLPDPVLYLAEKFTPHSPCGLHGQYRLAGHYTSAMLWSWLSRVAFLCWLLANVMLSMPALVYGGHMLLATGLFQLLGLLFFSTATSLTPPCPLRLGAATLHTHRGPAYWITLTTGLLCVLLGLAMVVAHRMQPHRLKAFFSQSVGEDPVLELNPEEGGLLNPRYRSTTESPEPQDIPLSEASSEAPCEEPDCAL; encoded by the exons ATGCAGAAGTCTGGAGCTTGTACTAGGCTGTATTTCCTTGAAGACTGCAGCTTTATTTCTTGGCCACCCCTAATACACACAAAAAGGAACCCCACTGTATCCTGTGGTAG AGCCTCTGCCTCCCCTGAACAACCCCAAATGGCTGCTTTTGGACACACATTCCCCTTCTATGCTGGGCCCAAGCCGACCTTCCCAACGGACACCACATTGGCCGTCATCGTCGccatctttctgacttcactggcCACCTTCATCATCATCCTGCCAGGCATTCGGGGCAAGATg AGGCTGTTCTGGATGCTGCGGGTAGTGACCAGCTTATTCATTGGAGCTGTGATCCTCG CTGTGAATTTCAGTTCTGAGTGGTCTGTGGGCCAGGTGAGCACCAACACGTCCTACAAGGCCTTCAGTTCCCAGTGGATCAGCGCCAACGTTGGACTGCAGATTGGGCTGGGAGGCGTCAACATCACGCTCACAG GGACCCCAGTACAGCAGCTGAATGAGACCATTGATTACAACGAGGAGTTCACCTGGCACCTGGGGGAGAACTACGCGGAGGAGTACGCCAACGCACTGGAGAAGGGGCTGCCAGACCCCGTGCTCTACCTGGCCGAGAAGTTCACCCCACACAGCCCCTGTGGCCTGCATGGCCAGTACCGCCTAGCGGGACACTACACCTCGGCTATGCTGTG GTCCTGGCTCTCCAGGGTGGCATTCCTCTGCTGGCTGCTGGCCAACGTGATGCTGTCCATGCCTGCGCTGGTCTACGGTGGCCACATGTTGCTGGCCACAGGTCTCTTCCAGCTGTTGGGACTGCTCTTCTTCTCCACGGCCACATCCCTCACCCCGCCCTGTCCCTTGCGCCTGGGTGCCGCCACGCTGCACACTCACCGTGGGCCTGCCTATTGGATCACGTTGACCACAG GACTGCTGTGTGTGCTGCTGGGTCTGGCCATGGTGGTGGCTCACAGGATGCAGCCCCACAGGCTGAAGGCTTTCTTCAGCCAGAGTGTGGGGGAGGACCCTGTGCTGGAGTTGAATCCCGAGGAAGGGGGACTTCTGAACCCTCGCTACCGGTCCACCACTGAGAGTCCCGAGCCGCAGGACATCCCTCTGTCAGAGGCTTCCTCCGAGGCCCCCTGCGAGGAGCCTGACTGTGCCCTGTAA
- the DUOXA1 gene encoding dual oxidase maturation factor 1 isoform X2: MQKSGACTRLYFLEDCSFISWPPLIHTKRNPTVSCGRASASPEQPQMAAFGHTFPFYAGPKPTFPTDTTLAVIVAIFLTSLATFIIILPGIRGKMRLFWMLRVVTSLFIGAVILAVNFSSEWSVGQVSTNTSYKAFSSQWISANVGLQIGLGGVNITLTGTPVQQLNETIDYNEEFTWHLGENYAEEYANALEKGLPDPVLYLAEKFTPHSPCGLHGQYRLAGHYTSAMLWVAFLCWLLANVMLSMPALVYGGHMLLATGLFQLLGLLFFSTATSLTPPCPLRLGAATLHTHRGPAYWITLTTGLLCVLLGLAMVVAHRMQPHRLKAFFSQSVGEDPVLELNPEEGGLLNPRYRSTTESPEPQDIPLSEASSEAPCEEPDCAL, translated from the exons ATGCAGAAGTCTGGAGCTTGTACTAGGCTGTATTTCCTTGAAGACTGCAGCTTTATTTCTTGGCCACCCCTAATACACACAAAAAGGAACCCCACTGTATCCTGTGGTAG AGCCTCTGCCTCCCCTGAACAACCCCAAATGGCTGCTTTTGGACACACATTCCCCTTCTATGCTGGGCCCAAGCCGACCTTCCCAACGGACACCACATTGGCCGTCATCGTCGccatctttctgacttcactggcCACCTTCATCATCATCCTGCCAGGCATTCGGGGCAAGATg AGGCTGTTCTGGATGCTGCGGGTAGTGACCAGCTTATTCATTGGAGCTGTGATCCTCG CTGTGAATTTCAGTTCTGAGTGGTCTGTGGGCCAGGTGAGCACCAACACGTCCTACAAGGCCTTCAGTTCCCAGTGGATCAGCGCCAACGTTGGACTGCAGATTGGGCTGGGAGGCGTCAACATCACGCTCACAG GGACCCCAGTACAGCAGCTGAATGAGACCATTGATTACAACGAGGAGTTCACCTGGCACCTGGGGGAGAACTACGCGGAGGAGTACGCCAACGCACTGGAGAAGGGGCTGCCAGACCCCGTGCTCTACCTGGCCGAGAAGTTCACCCCACACAGCCCCTGTGGCCTGCATGGCCAGTACCGCCTAGCGGGACACTACACCTCGGCTATGCTGTG GGTGGCATTCCTCTGCTGGCTGCTGGCCAACGTGATGCTGTCCATGCCTGCGCTGGTCTACGGTGGCCACATGTTGCTGGCCACAGGTCTCTTCCAGCTGTTGGGACTGCTCTTCTTCTCCACGGCCACATCCCTCACCCCGCCCTGTCCCTTGCGCCTGGGTGCCGCCACGCTGCACACTCACCGTGGGCCTGCCTATTGGATCACGTTGACCACAG GACTGCTGTGTGTGCTGCTGGGTCTGGCCATGGTGGTGGCTCACAGGATGCAGCCCCACAGGCTGAAGGCTTTCTTCAGCCAGAGTGTGGGGGAGGACCCTGTGCTGGAGTTGAATCCCGAGGAAGGGGGACTTCTGAACCCTCGCTACCGGTCCACCACTGAGAGTCCCGAGCCGCAGGACATCCCTCTGTCAGAGGCTTCCTCCGAGGCCCCCTGCGAGGAGCCTGACTGTGCCCTGTAA
- the DUOXA1 gene encoding dual oxidase maturation factor 1 isoform X3, whose protein sequence is MAAFGHTFPFYAGPKPTFPTDTTLAVIVAIFLTSLATFIIILPGIRGKMRLFWMLRVVTSLFIGAVILAVNFSSEWSVGQVSTNTSYKAFSSQWISANVGLQIGLGGVNITLTGTPVQQLNETIDYNEEFTWHLGENYAEEYANALEKGLPDPVLYLAEKFTPHSPCGLHGQYRLAGHYTSAMLWSWLSRVAFLCWLLANVMLSMPALVYGGHMLLATGLFQLLGLLFFSTATSLTPPCPLRLGAATLHTHRGPAYWITLTTGLLCVLLGLAMVVAHRMQPHRLKAFFSQSVGEDPVLELNPEEGGLLNPRYRSTTESPEPQDIPLSEASSEAPCEEPDCAL, encoded by the exons ATGGCTGCTTTTGGACACACATTCCCCTTCTATGCTGGGCCCAAGCCGACCTTCCCAACGGACACCACATTGGCCGTCATCGTCGccatctttctgacttcactggcCACCTTCATCATCATCCTGCCAGGCATTCGGGGCAAGATg AGGCTGTTCTGGATGCTGCGGGTAGTGACCAGCTTATTCATTGGAGCTGTGATCCTCG CTGTGAATTTCAGTTCTGAGTGGTCTGTGGGCCAGGTGAGCACCAACACGTCCTACAAGGCCTTCAGTTCCCAGTGGATCAGCGCCAACGTTGGACTGCAGATTGGGCTGGGAGGCGTCAACATCACGCTCACAG GGACCCCAGTACAGCAGCTGAATGAGACCATTGATTACAACGAGGAGTTCACCTGGCACCTGGGGGAGAACTACGCGGAGGAGTACGCCAACGCACTGGAGAAGGGGCTGCCAGACCCCGTGCTCTACCTGGCCGAGAAGTTCACCCCACACAGCCCCTGTGGCCTGCATGGCCAGTACCGCCTAGCGGGACACTACACCTCGGCTATGCTGTG GTCCTGGCTCTCCAGGGTGGCATTCCTCTGCTGGCTGCTGGCCAACGTGATGCTGTCCATGCCTGCGCTGGTCTACGGTGGCCACATGTTGCTGGCCACAGGTCTCTTCCAGCTGTTGGGACTGCTCTTCTTCTCCACGGCCACATCCCTCACCCCGCCCTGTCCCTTGCGCCTGGGTGCCGCCACGCTGCACACTCACCGTGGGCCTGCCTATTGGATCACGTTGACCACAG GACTGCTGTGTGTGCTGCTGGGTCTGGCCATGGTGGTGGCTCACAGGATGCAGCCCCACAGGCTGAAGGCTTTCTTCAGCCAGAGTGTGGGGGAGGACCCTGTGCTGGAGTTGAATCCCGAGGAAGGGGGACTTCTGAACCCTCGCTACCGGTCCACCACTGAGAGTCCCGAGCCGCAGGACATCCCTCTGTCAGAGGCTTCCTCCGAGGCCCCCTGCGAGGAGCCTGACTGTGCCCTGTAA